From Alienimonas californiensis, a single genomic window includes:
- a CDS encoding NADH-quinone oxidoreductase subunit A translates to MDLAGHLLIFAAAAVAALAAPLTLGRLIRPKNRTPDKAAIYDCGEEAIGSSYVRFDLRFYVVALLFIVFDVELAFLFPWAAVYGSTIALTDPALTESTRLLLTERLGGHAVGTLPADALLNAGDATRLAVAGAADLAVFFGVLLVGFAYIWKRGDLDWVKTVAGQARQDAARKA, encoded by the coding sequence ATGGACCTCGCCGGCCACCTGCTGATCTTTGCCGCCGCCGCGGTCGCCGCGCTGGCGGCTCCGCTGACGCTCGGCCGGTTGATCCGTCCGAAGAACCGCACGCCGGATAAGGCGGCAATTTACGACTGCGGCGAGGAGGCGATCGGCAGCAGCTATGTGCGGTTCGACCTGCGGTTCTACGTCGTGGCGCTGCTGTTCATCGTGTTCGACGTGGAGCTGGCGTTCCTGTTCCCCTGGGCCGCGGTCTACGGCAGCACGATCGCCCTGACGGACCCGGCGCTCACCGAGTCGACCCGGCTGCTCCTGACCGAACGCCTCGGCGGGCACGCCGTCGGCACGCTGCCCGCGGACGCCCTGCTAAACGCCGGCGACGCCACCCGCCTCGCCGTCGCCGGGGCCGCCGATCTGGCGGTGTTCTTCGGCGTGCTGTTGGTCGGCTTCGCCTACATCTGGAAGCGGGGCGACCTGGACTGGGTGAAGACCGTCGCCGGGCAGGCCCGCCAAGACGCTGCGAGGAAAGCCTGA